CAGCTAATGCCCGCATGACATATTTTATATCAAGTCTTCTGAAAGGGGATGTGGAAATGAGCGCAGTAGCAGGTTACGGTTTTACAACCACCGGTATCGTCCTTGTGCTGTTCATCCTATTGGTTATCGTCGGCCGCGCCATCATTTTGTAGATTGCTCTCTACACTAATTTGCTTTATATCATATGAAAAACCTCCGATGCCCGCGTGATCGGAGGTTTTCAATGTTACGATTTAAATTCACTGAGGGAAAAAGCGTGAACGGGAACTTGCCGCATCGGCTATTGCAGGCGGAGCACCCGTACCCGCTCGTCCCGCGCCGCTCCCCGGCCCCCGGCCGGGATATGGATGAGGCAGTCCGCGTCTTTGATTGAAACCATGATGCTC
The window above is part of the Paenibacillus hamazuiensis genome. Proteins encoded here:
- a CDS encoding YjcZ family sporulation protein, producing MSAVAGYGFTTTGIVLVLFILLVIVGRAIIL